A segment of the Babesia microti strain RI chromosome II, complete genome genome:
ACCGATTTGACAGCGATTACCAAGACAGTAGAATCTTTGCCATCAGCACTAGCATTGTCATTATTGGATAATCTATGCAATAGCATTAGTATTTCCCCTTATAGACTTTATAGCCGCGAAGGGTGGATAAATGCCATTTTAAGTACACATTCTAAATACCTAGCTTCAGATCCAAAGGGGAGAGAGCTGCTTAACAAACTTCGACAGACATTGCTAAACCGTCTCAGCTCTACTGAATGTTTACTGAGGTTAAAAGGCAGAGTTGATACCATTGTGCTGCAATCGAATGTTCATAGAAACAACCGCACACTTATTGATAAGGATAATGAAGAGGCTTTTAAGCCGCATTTGACTTATAAAGAAGGAACTAGTGGagaatgattttttttgtaactttatttgattatttcttataatgattatacACGTGTATCATTTATTAGTATAGGGACACCATCATGAGTATACCATGTAAATGTATGTTGTACCTCAGTTAACCACGTGTATCCGTTCTTTTCATaacaaattgccaattaGTTCCATATATCAATTCATACATCTACATATAccattattttacaatggAATCAatcacaattttaatatcgCAAATACGAATGCCCTCAATGCAAATGTTAATAGTTTTTTCTACAATCCtgtgaataatttttgttccAAAAGATTATTTTCCACCATAAAAAGAGCAGAAAGGAAGATGAATAGAATCCAAGGCAGCGTGTTAAGGATGAGGAGAATGGCTGGGCGACCTGAATTCCATTCTATAGACCGAGATCGCCATGGGCATATCATCGAACCTACTGACGTATTTATGCTCGTACTTACTACATCTAAAAACAATGTACACGCGCAGATTGTGGATAGGAGTAAGAATTACAAGACAATTTTTGGATCGTTTGCAGGCAACGTTGGTTTCCACAAGGCAGAGCGTAAAACCGAAAGATGTGCGTATAGAATTGGCGAAAATATTGCCAGAAAGTGTAGAAGATTGGGTATTTTTGTTGTAGATATTAAGTTCAGGAGGGTCATGCGTATAGACGCTGTACTACAGGCAATTCAAGCGTTAGGTCTTAAGGTTAGACAACTTATTCACGAGCCTAAAATACCAAAGACAAGTGCCCATGCTGTTAGACCCAGAAGGAGAAGGAGGGTATAAACTTTAACCTAGTATATTTTGTTGTTACAGATACAATTTCCCCCATCAAAATCAAACAAGAATAGACTAAATTGCTATATACATAAACAAGTAATTATGTTAATggttattataaaattaattatacaaatatcgAGTGGCATTTGAAACACATAAGTTTGTAATTATTCAGCCAAGATCAACTACTGGAGGGCGAATCTATAGTTTCATTGTAATTTTCGCGATTAccattatttttgttatagTAATCTTGAATTGCATACTTAATGGCATCTTCCGCTAACAAACTGCAGTGAATTTTCACAGGTGGCAGTTTAAGTTGCTCTGAAATGTCTGTATTTTTGAGTTTCATTGCTTCATCGCAGGTTTTACCCTTGATCAACTCGGTGGCAAAACTGCTGCTGGCAATTGCTGACCCACAGCCAAAGGTCTACATTAGCATATTATGTTCAGTTTAAATCATTAGTTGGACATATCAAAAGCATTACAGagtaaatatgtaataatatgtaGGTTATTTAACGCCATTTtagttaaattataaatgatttaacaATCATTTATAAGTATAGTATGTAATGGATAATTACCTTAAACTTAGCATCACAAATGACACCATCTTTGACCTTAACCTGCATTTTGATAACATCTCCGCAGGCTGCTTTTCCAACGATTGCagttctaaataaacaGTTACGATTACCCTACTGATGGGTCTGATTTATCGAGGGAACCAACGTTCCTCGGATCCCTAAAATGG
Coding sequences within it:
- a CDS encoding hypothetical protein (overlaps_old_locusTagID:BBM_II00440); this translates as MDATFSACLTQALVAEDKHLLENALKVTDLTAITKTVESLPSALALSLLDNLCNSISISPYRLYSREGWINAILSTHSKYLASDPKGRELLNKLRQTLLNRLSSTECLLRLKGRVDTIVLQSNVHRNNRTLIDKDNEEAFKPHLTYKEGTSGE
- a CDS encoding hypothetical protein (overlaps_old_locusTagID:BBM_II00445), whose amino-acid sequence is MNRIQGSVLRMRRMAGRPEFHSIDRDRHGHIIEPTDVFMLVLTTSKNNVHAQIVDRSKNYKTIFGSFAGNVGFHKAERKTERCAYRIGENIARKCRRLGIFVVDIKFRRVMRIDAVLQAIQALGLKVRQLIHEPKIPKTSAHAVRPRRRRRV
- a CDS encoding nitrogen fixation protein NifU and related proteins (overlaps_old_locusTagID:BBM_II00450) yields the protein MKIFQSQLLRHWESSFLYTSYRRYTPEVKDHFRDPRNVGSLDKSDPSVGTAIVGKAACGDVIKMQVKVKDGVICDAKFKTFGCGSAIASSSFATELIKGKTCDEAMKLKNTDISEQLKLPPVKIHCSLLAEDAIKYAIQDYYNKNNGNRENYNETIDSPSSS